In one window of Vulpes vulpes isolate BD-2025 chromosome 1, VulVul3, whole genome shotgun sequence DNA:
- the S1PR3 gene encoding sphingosine 1-phosphate receptor 3, whose protein sequence is MCPGRPLLGSGAEPLRARAMATVVPPRARPSPGNGNETETLHEHYNYVGKLEGRLREAPEGSMPTTVLFLIICSFIVLENLMVLIAIWKNNKFHNRMYFFIGNLALCDLLAGIAYKVNILMSGKRTLSLSPTLWFLREGSMFVALGASTCSLLAIAIERHLTMIKMRPYDANKKHRVFLLIGMCWLIAFSLGALPILGWNCLHNLPDCSTILPLYSKRYIAFCISIFTAILVTIVILYARIYFLVKSSSRRVASPHNSERSMALLRTVVIVVSVFIACWSPLFILFLVDVACRVKQCAILFKAQWFIVLAVMNSAMNPVIYTLASKEMRRAFFRLVCTCLVRRWGARSSPSQPALDPSRSKSSGSNNSSPSPKNKEDPPQIAASPCIMDGNKTLQNGILCK, encoded by the coding sequence ATGTGCCCAGGGCGCCCTCTGCTGGGATCCGGAGCTGAGCCTCTGCGCGCCCGAGCGATGGCCACAGTCGTCCCGCCGCGCGCCAGGCCCTCTCCCGGGAACGGGAACGAGACGGAGACCCTGCACGAGCACTACAACTACGTGGGCAAGCTGGAGGGCCGGCTGAGGGAGGCCCCCGAGGGCAGCATGCCTACCACCGTGCTGTTCCTGATCATCTGCAGCTTCATCGTGCTGGAGAACCTCATGGTTCTCATCGCCATCTGGAAAAACAATAAGTTCCACAACCGCATGTACTTCTTCATCGGCAACTTGGCCCTCTGTGACCTGCTGGCCGGCATCGCCTACAAGGTCAACATTCTGATGTCGGGCAAGAGGACGCTGAGCCTGTCTCCCACGCTCTGGTTCCTAAGGGAGGGCAGCATGTTCGTGGCCCTCGGGGCGTCCACCTGTAGCTTGCTGGCCATTGCGATCGAGCGGCACTTGACTATGATCAAAATGAGGCCGTACGATGCCAACAAGAAGCACCGCGTCTTCCTTCTGATTGGCATGTGCTGGCTCATCGCCTTCTCGCTGGGCGCCCTCCCCATCCTGGGCTGGAATTGCCTGCACAACCTCCCCGACTGCTCCACCATCCTGCCCCTCTACTCCAAGAGGTACATCGCCTTCTGCATCAGCATCTTCACAGCCATCCTGGTCACCATCGTGATCCTGTACGCACGCATCTACTTCCTGGTGAAGTCCAGCAGCCGCCGGGTGGCCAGCCCCCACAACTCGGAGCGGTCCATGGCCCTGCTGCGGACCGTGGTGATCGTGGTCAGTGTGTTCATCGCCTGCTGGTCCCCACTCTTCATTCTCTTCCTCGTCGACGTGGCCTGCAGGGTGAAGCAGTGTGCCATCCTGTTCAAGGCCCAGTGGTTCATTGTGCTGGCGGTGATGAACTCGGCCATGAACCCCGTCATCTACACTCTGGCCAGCAAGGAGATGCGGCGGGCCTTCTTCCGGCTGGTGTGTACCTGCCTGGTCCGGCGCTGGGGCGCCCGCTCCTCACCCAGCCAGCCCGCTCTCGACCCCAGCAGAAGCAAGTCCAGCGGCAGCAACAACAGCAGCCCCTCACCAAAGAACAAGGAGGACCCTCCCCAGATAGCTGCTTCGCCGTGCATCATGGATGGGAACAAAACCCTGCAGAATGGGATCCTCTGCAAGTGA